One part of the Fusobacterium pseudoperiodonticum genome encodes these proteins:
- a CDS encoding thioredoxin family protein, translating to MKGLEEIYLKGFNLDKYFGIASADELEKLEELYKNIVISDEFANRIKGINKKVPVLASVETWCPYARVFLTTMRKINEINHIFDLSLITYGRGVSELAGYLKIHEDDFVVPTAVFLGEDFSNLRVFNGFPEKYHNDSTLDTIDGTRNYLKGKFANDILEDVLSIF from the coding sequence ATGAAAGGATTAGAAGAAATATATTTAAAAGGTTTTAATTTAGATAAATATTTTGGAATAGCAAGTGCTGATGAATTAGAAAAATTAGAGGAACTATATAAAAATATAGTTATTTCTGATGAATTTGCTAATAGAATAAAAGGAATAAATAAAAAAGTTCCTGTATTAGCTAGTGTTGAAACTTGGTGCCCTTATGCAAGAGTATTCTTAACTACTATGAGAAAAATCAATGAAATAAATCATATCTTTGATTTATCTTTAATAACTTATGGTAGAGGAGTTTCTGAATTAGCAGGATACTTGAAAATTCATGAAGATGATTTTGTTGTACCAACAGCAGTATTCTTAGGTGAAGATTTTTCTAATTTAAGAGTATTTAATGGTTTTCCAGAAAAATATCACAATGATAGCACTCTAGATACTATTGATGGAACTAGAAATTACTTAAAAGGAAAGTTTGCAAATGATATACTTGAAGACGTATTAAGCATATTTTAA
- a CDS encoding DUF5376 family protein: MKFKFYYYKSFEKSIHEKIDSMCSSINETQNEDIISCYIIDISVFEIYLDSICERLEKKEPSAMDGQVWGGDFIEDRVYIYWLFDPDNEEGKAEISRKGMLKLMKRWIEFRKKKIPENYEEYEEIIEVD; encoded by the coding sequence ATGAAATTTAAATTCTATTATTACAAAAGTTTTGAAAAAAGTATTCATGAAAAAATTGATAGTATGTGTAGTTCTATTAATGAAACACAAAATGAAGATATTATATCATGTTACATAATAGATATTAGTGTTTTTGAAATCTATTTGGATAGTATTTGTGAGAGATTAGAAAAGAAAGAACCTTCAGCAATGGATGGACAGGTTTGGGGAGGAGATTTTATAGAAGATAGAGTATATATTTATTGGCTATTTGATCCAGATAATGAGGAAGGGAAGGCAGAAATATCAAGAAAAGGTATGTTAAAATTGATGAAAAGATGGATAGAATTTAGAAAGAAAAAAATTCCAGAAAATTATGAAGAATATGAAGAAATAATAGAAGTAGATTAA
- a CDS encoding toxin-antitoxin system YwqK family antitoxin encodes MKKIMIFLFAFCSLLAYSAKTVDYQEVDKYIRQKLDKDKEITFTYKLNQADFTLEGYSDGKLTAVTDLSSNPGQAAMDGMKSVISEKNGKLNPEYKIFAADGKLLSEQKFKLNKSIRLFDTANIMAYLDGDIPYDDRLMELFNAVDTMETIGYHPNNVKYIKKIYVNHKNNTVKIEVKDYRENPMLLQIINIDIKTLSGKTEYFYPNGKLFSTMNVKNGILDGEAKLYYENGKLKLVANNKNGKMNGIVTTYSEDGKVIKKIEVKDGEVVREIQ; translated from the coding sequence ATGAAAAAAATAATGATTTTTTTATTTGCATTTTGCAGTTTATTAGCTTACTCAGCAAAGACTGTAGATTATCAAGAAGTAGATAAATACATAAGACAAAAATTGGATAAGGATAAGGAAATAACTTTTACTTATAAGCTTAATCAAGCTGATTTTACTTTAGAAGGTTACAGTGACGGAAAGCTTACAGCAGTAACAGATTTAAGCTCTAATCCAGGACAAGCTGCTATGGATGGAATGAAATCAGTAATTTCTGAAAAAAATGGTAAATTAAATCCTGAATATAAAATATTTGCAGCTGATGGAAAATTATTAAGTGAACAAAAATTTAAATTAAATAAGTCTATAAGACTTTTTGATACAGCAAATATAATGGCATATTTAGATGGAGATATCCCTTATGATGATAGATTAATGGAACTTTTTAATGCTGTTGATACTATGGAAACTATAGGATATCACCCAAATAATGTAAAATATATAAAAAAAATATATGTTAATCATAAAAACAATACTGTAAAAATTGAAGTTAAAGATTATAGAGAAAATCCAATGTTATTACAAATAATAAATATAGATATCAAAACTTTAAGTGGGAAAACTGAATATTTCTATCCTAATGGAAAACTTTTCTCTACTATGAATGTAAAAAATGGTATTTTAGATGGAGAAGCAAAACTTTATTATGAAAATGGTAAATTAAAGCTTGTAGCAAATAATAAAAATGGTAAGATGAATGGAATAGTAACTACTTATTCTGAAGACGGAAAAGTTATTAAAAAAATAGAAGTTAAAGATGGAGAAGTTGTTAGAGAAATTCAATAA
- a CDS encoding EndoU domain-containing protein has product MDSKSRIIVEVDIAYRNKIISRTRHNIWEGRTPSGIKVRGYLYPNTTVYPLQ; this is encoded by the coding sequence ATGGATTCAAAAAGTAGAATAATAGTAGAAGTAGATATCGCTTATAGGAATAAAATTATCTCACGAACACGTCATAATATATGGGAAGGAAGAACTCCATCAGGAATAAAAGTAAGAGGGTATTTATATCCAAATACAACAGTCTACCCTTTACAATAA
- the radB gene encoding RadB family lipoprotein, which yields MKKRIFAMFILAASMAMVACSSSSTVNEGGNEENQALKLLEKRREYYKSQDKEKARLEAEAKKAEEKAKKEAEEKARLEAKRAEEEAKKAEEEARKAEENARLEAARAEEEAKKAEENARLEAKRIEEEAKKAEEQAKLQAARAEEEARKAQEKAIEDAKKAEEQAKLEALKVLEKKRKGN from the coding sequence ATGAAAAAGAGAATTTTTGCTATGTTTATTTTAGCAGCATCTATGGCTATGGTAGCTTGTAGTAGTTCTAGTACAGTAAATGAAGGAGGAAATGAAGAAAATCAAGCTCTTAAATTATTAGAAAAAAGAAGAGAATACTACAAATCTCAAGATAAAGAAAAAGCTAGACTAGAAGCTGAAGCTAAAAAAGCTGAAGAAAAAGCTAAGAAAGAAGCAGAAGAAAAAGCTAGATTAGAAGCTAAAAGAGCGGAAGAGGAAGCTAAAAAGGCTGAGGAAGAAGCTAGAAAAGCTGAAGAGAATGCTAGATTGGAAGCTGCTAGAGCGGAAGAGGAAGCTAAAAAAGCTGAAGAGAATGCCAGATTAGAAGCTAAAAGAATTGAAGAGGAAGCTAAAAAAGCTGAAGAACAAGCTAAATTACAAGCTGCTAGAGCTGAAGAAGAAGCTAGAAAAGCTCAAGAAAAAGCTATAGAAGATGCTAAAAAGGCTGAAGAACAAGCTAAATTAGAAGCTTTAAAAGTTTTAGAAAAGAAAAGAAAAGGAAACTAA
- a CDS encoding Imm49 family immunity protein: MLVSKKKYNELVKYVVESYNKELEEERETLNYILEKKGSPLNCMWFLGRLYAITASKNLLVDKDVENFKKNMYIFAKLSILGKESRDFLGWDRISFWGIIMSNNPVLLEFIKKYINIIAYEREGYKYKKSEANCYLTRTILLAIKGDWEKVIERSDIYLLNPSKEPYHKYTYLEFEFLKALAKKDIDKMKESINSMLDIKIARKMLYDMENYFDFYLQIFALIYLKIALYYGIDLGIDSNIAPKELIDNTPADSYPEPYDFMKDFDFKVITAEEWKNWIYKYHKNPEKLKKKKKDTLFKENSVVV; this comes from the coding sequence ATGCTAGTAAGTAAAAAAAAATATAATGAATTAGTTAAATATGTAGTTGAAAGTTATAATAAAGAACTAGAAGAAGAGAGAGAAACATTAAACTATATATTAGAAAAAAAGGGAAGCCCTTTAAATTGTATGTGGTTTTTAGGAAGATTGTATGCCATAACAGCCTCTAAAAATTTATTAGTAGATAAAGATGTTGAAAACTTTAAAAAAAATATGTATATTTTTGCCAAACTAAGTATTCTAGGAAAAGAAAGTAGAGATTTTCTTGGATGGGATAGAATATCTTTTTGGGGAATAATTATGTCTAATAACCCAGTCCTTTTAGAGTTTATAAAAAAGTATATTAATATAATAGCTTATGAAAGAGAGGGCTATAAGTATAAGAAATCTGAAGCCAACTGCTATTTAACAAGAACTATTTTATTAGCAATCAAAGGTGATTGGGAAAAAGTTATAGAGAGATCTGATATATACTTGCTTAATCCCTCAAAAGAACCTTATCATAAATATACTTATCTTGAGTTTGAATTTTTAAAAGCCTTAGCAAAAAAAGATATAGATAAAATGAAAGAAAGTATAAATTCTATGTTAGATATAAAAATAGCAAGAAAAATGCTCTATGATATGGAAAATTATTTTGATTTTTATCTTCAAATATTTGCTTTAATTTATTTAAAAATAGCTTTGTATTATGGAATAGATTTAGGAATAGATAGTAATATTGCTCCAAAAGAATTAATAGATAATACTCCTGCTGATAGCTATCCAGAACCTTATGATTTTATGAAAGATTTTGATTTTAAAGTAATAACAGCAGAAGAATGGAAAAATTGGATATATAAGTATCATAAAAATCCAGAAAAATTAAAAAAAAAGAAGAAGGATACTTTATTTAAGGAGAATAGTGTAGTGGTATAA
- the mgtE gene encoding magnesium transporter, with product MEEIVELLEQNKLAELKEILINENPIDIADVFEDFPKEKYLIIFKLLPKDFSSEVFSYLSPEKQQEVIENITDDEIKFIVEDMYLDDTVDFIEEMPANIVDKILKNTSSDKRKLINQMLKYPENSAGSVMTVEYISFKDNYTVKQAIEYYRKVAIDKEETDICFVTDTKKKLVGIISLKTLILSKDDSYIQDEMDTNFVSVLTLDDQEEIAALFRKYDLTTMPVVDHEDRLVGVITVDDIVDVIDQENTEDIQKMAAMNPSDEEYLKESVISLAKHRILWLLVLMISATFTGLVIKKYEDILQSAVYLATFIPMLMDTGGNAGSQSATLVIRGIALEEIEFSDIFRVIWKELRVSILVGFILSAVNFIRIYYFTRSGLETSLVVAISMFLTVIMAKVVGGVLPLVAKSLKIDPAIMASPLITTIVDTAALIIFFKLSVIFLHI from the coding sequence ATGGAAGAGATAGTTGAATTATTAGAACAAAATAAATTAGCTGAATTAAAAGAAATTTTAATTAATGAAAATCCTATAGATATTGCTGATGTATTTGAGGATTTTCCAAAGGAGAAATATTTAATTATTTTTAAGTTATTACCGAAAGACTTTTCATCAGAAGTATTTTCCTATTTATCTCCTGAAAAACAACAAGAAGTTATTGAAAATATAACTGACGATGAGATAAAATTTATAGTTGAAGATATGTATCTTGATGATACCGTAGACTTTATAGAAGAGATGCCTGCAAATATTGTAGATAAAATTTTAAAAAATACATCTTCTGATAAAAGAAAATTAATAAATCAAATGCTAAAATATCCAGAAAATTCTGCTGGAAGTGTTATGACTGTGGAATATATATCTTTTAAAGATAACTATACAGTTAAACAAGCTATAGAATATTATAGGAAGGTTGCTATTGATAAAGAGGAAACTGATATTTGTTTTGTAACAGATACTAAGAAAAAATTAGTTGGTATAATATCATTAAAAACTTTAATTTTATCAAAAGATGACTCATATATACAAGATGAAATGGACACTAATTTTGTCAGTGTATTGACACTAGATGATCAAGAAGAAATTGCAGCATTATTCAGAAAATATGACTTAACTACTATGCCTGTTGTAGACCATGAAGATAGGCTAGTTGGAGTTATCACAGTTGATGACATCGTGGACGTAATTGACCAAGAAAATACAGAAGATATCCAAAAAATGGCTGCGATGAATCCATCAGATGAAGAATATTTAAAAGAATCTGTTATATCTCTTGCAAAACATAGAATTTTGTGGTTATTAGTCCTTATGATTTCTGCTACTTTTACAGGTTTAGTCATAAAGAAATATGAAGATATACTACAATCAGCTGTATATTTAGCTACATTTATACCTATGCTTATGGATACTGGTGGAAATGCTGGTTCTCAGTCAGCAACCTTAGTTATTCGTGGTATAGCCTTAGAAGAAATAGAATTTTCAGATATCTTTAGAGTTATTTGGAAAGAATTAAGAGTAAGTATCTTAGTTGGTTTTATTTTATCGGCTGTAAATTTTATAAGAATATATTATTTTACTCGTTCAGGTTTAGAGACATCTTTAGTTGTTGCTATAAGTATGTTCTTAACAGTAATAATGGCAAAGGTTGTAGGTGGAGTTTTACCTCTTGTAGCTAAGTCACTTAAGATTGACCCTGCTATTATGGCAAGTCCTCTAATTACAACAATAGTGGATACTGCTGCTCTTATAATATTCTTTAAATTGTCTGTAATATTTTTACATATATAA
- the ruvA gene encoding Holliday junction branch migration protein RuvA, whose amino-acid sequence MFEYLYGTVEYKKMDYIAIDINGVGYKVYFPLREYEKIDLGNKYKFYIYNHIKEDTYKLIGFLDERDRKIYEMLLKINGIGPSLALAVLSNFSCDKIVEIISKNDYTSLKKVPKLGEKKAQIIILDLKAKLKNLTYTEEETISIDMLEDLVLALEGLGYTKKEIDKTLEKVDLNAYSSLEEAIKGILKNMKIGG is encoded by the coding sequence ATGTTTGAATATCTATATGGAACAGTAGAATATAAGAAAATGGACTATATAGCCATAGACATTAATGGTGTTGGCTATAAGGTGTATTTTCCACTGAGAGAATATGAGAAAATTGACTTAGGTAATAAGTATAAATTCTATATCTATAATCACATCAAAGAAGATACATATAAATTAATTGGGTTTTTAGATGAAAGAGACAGAAAAATCTATGAAATGCTATTGAAAATAAATGGTATAGGACCATCTTTAGCTTTAGCAGTGTTATCGAATTTCTCTTGTGATAAAATTGTTGAAATAATTTCTAAAAATGATTATACTAGTCTTAAGAAGGTACCAAAATTAGGTGAGAAAAAAGCTCAAATAATAATTTTAGACCTAAAAGCTAAGTTAAAAAATCTAACTTATACAGAAGAGGAAACTATATCTATAGATATGCTAGAGGATCTAGTTTTAGCATTGGAAGGACTAGGATACACTAAAAAAGAAATTGATAAAACTTTAGAAAAAGTCGATTTAAATGCTTATTCTTCTTTAGAAGAAGCAATAAAAGGAATTTTAAAAAATATGAAAATAGGAGGATAA
- a CDS encoding enhanced serine sensitivity protein SseB gives MTKVSEFLEKMYEEPSQELENEMLEEIIMKANFLSYINRPDNGKTDVFSINMLLTDDKKLYLPVFTDVEELAKWGIPEEMDTIELNFDNYSEIILDHPHDIEGLVINPFGKSYIISEEWLSELRTMKEERLKVRELKIPVNSKILLSEPEKFPTMLAEEVTNCCDEIGTINRLWLLEMTTEKDESWLLVVDFKGDKNEIFREINDAARNYLGMRYLDMIAYDDEFAKKSVENHKPFYDKIK, from the coding sequence ATGACTAAGGTAAGTGAATTTTTAGAAAAAATGTATGAGGAGCCTAGCCAAGAGTTAGAAAATGAAATGCTTGAAGAAATTATAATGAAGGCTAATTTTTTAAGTTACATCAATAGACCAGATAACGGAAAAACAGATGTCTTCAGTATAAATATGTTATTGACAGATGATAAAAAACTTTATTTACCTGTTTTTACAGATGTAGAAGAATTAGCAAAATGGGGTATTCCTGAAGAAATGGACACAATAGAATTAAATTTTGATAATTATTCTGAAATTATATTAGATCATCCTCATGATATAGAAGGACTTGTTATAAATCCTTTTGGAAAAAGTTATATTATCTCTGAAGAATGGTTAAGCGAACTAAGAACTATGAAAGAAGAGAGATTAAAAGTTAGAGAATTAAAAATTCCTGTTAATTCAAAAATCTTATTGAGTGAACCAGAAAAGTTTCCTACTATGTTAGCTGAAGAAGTAACTAATTGTTGTGATGAAATAGGTACTATAAATAGATTATGGTTACTTGAAATGACAACTGAAAAAGATGAAAGTTGGCTTTTAGTAGTTGATTTTAAAGGGGATAAAAATGAAATCTTCCGTGAAATAAATGATGCAGCAAGAAATTATTTAGGTATGAGATACTTAGATATGATAGCTTATGATGATGAATTTGCTAAAAAATCTGTTGAAAATCATAAGCCATTTTATGATAAAATAAAGTAA
- a CDS encoding L-serine ammonia-lyase, iron-sulfur-dependent, subunit alpha, whose product MDTLKEFFKIGAGPSSSHTIGPERATKRVKEKFPDADSYIVELWGSLAATGKGHYTDKIIIETFKPIPVEIIWKPEFVHELHTNGMKFIALDKDKEPIGEWIVFSVGGGTIRDYDELMDKSPKKEVYPLNSMKEIIKWCKDNNKHLWQYVEECEGPSIWQHLKFIDQAMTDAVQRGLEKEGDVPGPFKYPKRAREMYDKALSKRASLVFTNKIFAYALAVSEENASMGQVVTAPTCGASGVVPGVLRAMKEEYELVEKHILRGLAIAGLVGNLVKYNATISGAEAGCQAEVGTACSMAAAMATYFMGGSIDQIEYAAESAMEHHLGMTCDPVGGYVIIPCIERNAICAVRAVNTAVYCMSTDGKHTISFDEVVKTMKETGKDMCSAYKETSDGGLAKYYDKILVGNQE is encoded by the coding sequence ATGGATACACTAAAAGAATTCTTTAAGATTGGAGCAGGGCCATCAAGTTCGCATACAATAGGACCTGAAAGAGCAACAAAGAGAGTAAAAGAGAAATTTCCTGATGCTGATAGTTACATAGTTGAGCTTTGGGGAAGTTTGGCTGCTACTGGAAAAGGACACTACACAGATAAGATAATTATAGAAACATTTAAGCCTATTCCAGTTGAAATTATTTGGAAACCTGAGTTTGTCCATGAACTACATACTAATGGAATGAAATTCATCGCCTTAGATAAAGATAAGGAACCAATAGGTGAATGGATAGTATTTTCAGTAGGTGGGGGAACTATAAGAGATTATGATGAACTTATGGATAAGTCACCTAAAAAAGAAGTTTATCCATTAAACTCTATGAAAGAAATTATCAAATGGTGTAAAGATAATAATAAACATCTGTGGCAATATGTTGAAGAATGTGAAGGGCCATCTATATGGCAACATTTAAAATTTATTGATCAGGCTATGACTGATGCAGTACAAAGAGGACTAGAGAAAGAAGGAGATGTTCCTGGGCCTTTTAAATATCCAAAAAGAGCTAGAGAAATGTATGATAAAGCTCTATCTAAAAGAGCTTCATTAGTATTTACAAATAAAATTTTTGCCTATGCTTTAGCAGTATCTGAAGAAAATGCTAGTATGGGACAAGTTGTAACAGCTCCTACTTGTGGAGCCTCAGGGGTTGTTCCTGGAGTTTTAAGAGCTATGAAAGAGGAGTATGAATTAGTTGAAAAACATATTCTAAGAGGTTTAGCTATTGCAGGACTTGTTGGAAATTTAGTTAAATATAATGCTACTATTTCAGGAGCAGAAGCAGGTTGTCAAGCAGAAGTTGGAACAGCTTGTTCAATGGCAGCAGCAATGGCAACATATTTCATGGGTGGAAGCATAGATCAAATAGAATATGCAGCTGAAAGTGCTATGGAACACCATTTAGGAATGACTTGTGATCCAGTTGGAGGTTATGTAATTATACCTTGTATAGAAAGAAATGCTATCTGTGCTGTAAGAGCAGTAAATACAGCTGTTTATTGTATGTCTACTGATGGAAAACATACTATAAGTTTTGATGAAGTTGTAAAGACTATGAAAGAAACTGGAAAAGATATGTGTTCTGCATATAAAGAAACTTCTGATGGTGGACTTGCAAAATACTATGATAAAATTTTAGTTGGAAATCAAGAATAA